CGGGACGGGGATGGGCCAGACATCAAGGACGTGACCGTGGATGCTGAGGTGACCCAGGGGGCAGCTAGGATGCAGGTGGTTCTGGGGTCAGGGCCTCCCCAGAGCTCCAGGATCGGGGCATAGTGAACCAACCTTGCCTCCCGTACATTTGCATGGCCCGCGGCTGGCTCAGGATCCAACACACACAACTAGCCCACCCTCAGCATGTGACAAGGCTCAGCAAACACTAATACACCCGTAGGATGTGATGAAGCTCAGCAAACACTAACCCATATTAAGGCTGTGTAAAAACTCAGAACACAGTAATCCACATACGGGAAGTGATAGAGGCCCAGTACTCTGAACAAGGCCATGGGACAGCTCAGCGCCCCCCAGGAAGATGTAACAGAGCCTCAGCAAACACACCTTCAGGACACATTAAGGTCTCAACACACAGCATTTAAGCCTCCAAAATGGGATGAGGGTTCAGGATGTACAAAATCGTCCTCAGGAATTGACAAGGATGCAGCTGGGATCAGGAGGAGTCCATGAGGGGCAGCGTGGTGGttccggggtggggtggggggcgcttCTTGGCTGATGCCCATCTCTTCTCCCCAACAGGGGCCAGGTCCTGAGTTCTTCGACctcagcagctgtcctggggaaTGGCTGGGTCAGCCAGACTGGACCCTGGAGAGCGTCGGGGGTCCACGGGCTCAGGGGCTCCCACCATGCCACGCCCACCCGCATGGTCCACCCCGGGCCACCAGCTTTCTGCAGCACGTCGGCGGGCACCACTGATGgtgaccccacccctgcccatcaCTGGGTGATGCGCTAGCGGGGCTGGCATCCCCTCCTCAGAGCTATCCCCTGAACTGACAAATTATTCTTACAGAAAGATAATTATCCAGAAATACCCCATTCCCCCCGCCCCGCTCACGGCGCATGCCTGCACACACCCCCCGAACACAGGAGGGTTTTGGGGTCTGGCCCGTGGCCCCCTCGGCCAGAGGGATGCAGGACGGGGGCTGCACCCCACTGGCCCTGGTGCCTGTTTATTTCCATAAAGCACTGCTCACCAGTACTGCCTCACGCCTGTCCTCCCTGCCTGAGGCCTGGACTGGCACTGGGGTGGGGTTCGGGGGGGCACCCAGGCCCTGCTCTCTAATGCTGCACCCAGCCAGCCACTGGCTCAGGCTGGAGGCTGTGCTTGGCACACTGACCCATCCGCTAAATatgctcagtgcctggcacgtaagaATCCACCCTCAGAACATTCTCAGTGCTCGGCAGATGCCAGTCTGAGCTTGCCAGATGCCAGGTTCTCAGCGTCTGTTGACCTGTCTTTGCCACACGTGACAGGCTTGGCATGCATCATCCATGCTTGGGACATGAGAAGTGTAAGTTCACTCAGCAGGTGTATGTAAATTCACGCTTGGTACATGCTCTCGTGTCCAGACGTGTGAGTCCACCCTCGGGCTATGGCAGTGGCTCAGCGCGTGCTCATCTGGCTGGGGACACACCAAGTGTGCAGCACACGCTGCGCCATGCTGGCTACATGAGGCTCGGTTCATGCCAGCCCACAAGGTCACACGCGCATGCTCAGCACACACTAGCTCATGTGCATTGTGCGCCGACGGCTCAGCGCACGCCAGCCCACGCTGGTCACCCACTGAGGGCTCAGCACACACCAGCCATGTGCTGAGCGTCCAGTACACACCAAACCACACTGGTCACATGCTGAGGGCTCAGCATGCGTGAAGGTGTCCCCACCAGAGGGCCATGCCAGCTGTCCCCTACCCGGCAccccacctcacaccactcagtcAGGCACAGGCTGTACACACAAGTTATTTACTTCTTATTATGACCTCAGGCCCTCTTTGCCCTGGAAAGTGGGGTGGGCCAGGGGGCCAGGCCCAGCATGCACCCCTACTTCTTCGGGGGCTGATCCCTCCCCCAGCTTGGCTAGGTCCTCTGCGGCCACAGCATCAGGCTGGCGGGGGCGGAGGTAGAAGCGGGAGAGCACGGTGGGGAGCCTGTGGGAGCCACGATGGGGCAGACAGAAGCGGGGGCACGGGGACAGGGATCGAGACCTGGAACACCCGCGCCCGCGGGGGCCTCGCAGGCCTGTTCTGTCCGCTGGACCGGGCCTCAGAGCAGGCGACAGGCGTTGCCCACACTGTCAGCTGAGGTGTCAAGGTCATGGCTGTAAGGGGAGTCCCAGTCCCTCAGGAAAACGGCCTCCAGCTGGCTCCGCAGGCCGCCCCGCCCGTTCTGCGTCACCAGCAGAGAGGTGCCCGCCGTCTCGGTGAAGTAGCTGCCGGACCAGTTGGAGGTTCCTACAGGGAGCGGGGGTCCAGAGAATCAGGGCCCGTGGTGCTGCCTGGACCCCCTTCCGTCCCCCCACCCCGGCGGCGCTCAGGACACTCACCGATGTAGGTGGCACGTTCAGTCACCATGTACTTGTTGTGGTTGACGCGGGTGTAAGGGATTCGGGCCTGGGCCTCGTCCGCAGGGACCACAAAGAGTTtctgagagggaggggagatgcGGGGTTGGGTTAGAGAAGCCCcagggtctggggtggggagtggaaccAGGTCTGCGGGACTGGGGACTCAGCTTCTTCTCTCGCGGGCCTGGGGGCCAGAATGGGTACTCGGTAAACGCCGGCTGAAAGGGAGGACCCTGTCGCCTCATATGCCACCTGTTCCCTCTAGAATGACTCCGGTTCATCCCTTAGGTCTTACTTCAGATGTCCCCCTTTCCAGAAAGTCTTCCGCGACCCCTCAGGCTGCAGCGGGAGCTTCTGCTGGgctcccccatcccagccctAACCCCTCTGCCCGTGCCCTTGATTCTGGCCAATCAGGGCACAGCCCACTCTGGGTTGTCCCTGTCAGATGACAGGTGAGCTCCACGATTGCTGTGTCCCCGGTACTGCCCTGCACAGGGGCTGATGGGTAGGTCTGGGGTAGGTGCTTACCACCTGGATGTCAAAGTGGGTGTGGTTGTCACGCAGGGCAGCCAGGGAGAGCAGGAAGGCCCGCATGGATGGCTCAGAGTGCCCCCAGCAGCTGACCAGCAGGCGCACCTTGACGCCCCGCTCATAGGCAGCCCGCCGCAGCCCGTCGTCAATGGCAGGCCAGAACCTGGGGGAGGCAGGTGCAGGATGCGGAGGGAGGCCTCACTTCAGCTTTAGGGAGCCAGGCATGGGGCCCGCTGCAGCTTCTGAGAAGCCCCAAGCCCCTACCCCATCTCTAGCTCCAAGCCCTGCTCCCCCCACCAATCTTCTCATTGTCTTGTCTGCTGCCCCCAGACTACCTGCTCTGAGCCCCCAGAGTCCAGTCATCCCCCCTTCCTATCCCAGATCTCAAACCCAAACCCTGCCACCCCAAACCTGAATACCCTTAGTCCTACCTCCCAAGCCCGTCATCCCATATCCAGCCCACACTCCCTGCCTCCTAGCTGCAGAAATCCCACATCCCGCATCCTCTGCCTTAAGCTTCCAGTCCCCCGTCTCCACACCACCCCCCGAATATTTTCATCCTCTTCTGTCCCCTTCTCCTTGTCTTGAGCATCCAGACCCACTCTCCCTGTCACCTCTGTCTCTCCCCATGGCgtcccctccctctgtcccctgGTCTTGGCCCCGTGCCTGCTTTCTGGGCCCCATCGCTCTCTCTCCTGTGTCCTCTTCCACTCACGGTGGCTCCCTACCTTGACCCCTGTCCACGCGCCCAGCGGTACCTGTGTGGGTGGGAGAACTCCATGGTGGGCAGGTAGTTCATGATCGCGATGTAGATGAAACTCCGCGCGTTGTCCACCACGTTGAGGAGGGCTTTCAAGTCTGGGGTGCGGCCACTTGGACACAGTGGTGGGGGTGCACTCTGGGGGATGAGGGGACAGTCAAGACACATGTCCTTCACAGTGGACCCCTGCTACAGACAGCTTGTCACGAGCCAGGTCCTGTGGGTCTCACTAATGCTCAGCCCCCATGAAGGAGAGGGATAATTACCACGTCCTTTTTTTGCAGGTGAgcaaacggaggctcagagagggtaagtgatttgcctaaggtcacacagctgataaatgGAGCCAGAGTTTGAACCGAGGCTGTCTGGTTCCAGAACTTATGCTCTAACCCAGTGGTTCTCGACATGAGGTCCCTGGTCAGGTAGCAACAGCATCagctggaaacttgttagaaatgcaaattcttgggcctcaCTGCCCACGGCACACAGAACCAAGGTGCTGgggtggagcccaggaatctgggTTTCAACAAGCCCTTCTGGTGATTCTAATGCATGCTCAAGTTTGAGGACCTCTGCTCTAATCACTTTTGTCCCTGACTTATAGTCCATCCTGATGGCACTCCTCATGTGCCCAGCCACACCAGGCCCTTCACCCAGCTCTCTCCATCCTCACAACAGGTGAGCAAACTCGAGCTCTGAAAGGGGTAGTGGTAACGGGGGAACCATTAATGTCCCGTGGGAGGTCACTGGAGCAAAGGACCCCAGTGAATCGTGTCCCCCCATCCATGCCTTAGCGTGGCCCTCCAGGATGACACTCGGCTTGGTCAGGTGACTTGCTCGGGGGGAACCCAGGTTGGCCACCCCAACTAGTGAAAATATCAACAGCTAAAAACAGCGGTGCCTTGTCCAGAGTGCCAAGGGCAATAGTGGGTGCTGTCCCATAGAACTTTCCGcactgatggaaatgttctttatctgcactgtccagtatggCAACTGCTTGCTATGTGTGgctgctgagcacttgaaatgtggctggtgtgactgaggaactgagttTTTAACTGTAGTTCATTTTAATTGATTAAAAATGCGACATGCAGCTATACTGGACAGGTCACCCAGAGCTCGGCCTGCATGGACCCAGCCGTGCCTCTCACTAGCCCTAAGAGGTGGTAAATATTGCAATACTTATCTTCTGTGTGAAACCAAGGCCTAGGGAGGTTGGGACACAGCTCAGGCCCTGAGTGAGCAGGAGTGACAGCCAGTGGTCAGGAACCCCCATCCCTACCAAATCACTGGGCAGGGCTTGATGGGGGCCTAGAGAAGGGATGTGGCCGGGGTGTGACAGGCCCCTCTGCCCTCAGACTCACTGCCAGGTAGGCCAGAGCAGGGGTTCCGTTGAGGCAGATTTCCATTGGTGTCTCTTGATTGTAGCGGGTGTCATAAGGCCGGGGCCAGGTTGACGGGATGGAGATGCCCGCCTGGCCCAGGTACCAGTAGGCCTCAAAGATCTTGGTCAGGTCTCGAGCTAGGCAACTGCAGTTGTACATGACCACGCCCAGCTCCTTGACCTGTGGGAGGGCAATGCTGAGCCCGGGGTAGTGGCCTGGTGCCCACAGATGACATGGACACCTGCagcccttccccctgccccccaccaagtCCCCCTACCTGCCCCTTGCCCTTCTATCTCCCCCTCTCTCTGACCCTGTCTTCCTTCTTTCTGCCCCTTAaccacgccccccaccccccctctcCCAGCTAAAGCCCTGGGATGGACATGATCTTGACTCAAGACTAAAATCTTAAGTTTTGGTGAAAATCAGTTATTCCAAAGCTCCAGGTTTCCTGAGCCTTTGCGTACACCGTTGCTTCTACCCTCCACTGAGCTCCTACTCAGTCTTAGGTCTCAGCTGACAGTTTCCTCCTCCAGGGATCCTGACTTGACTGCCCAGCCTGTGTCAGGCATTCTTTGAGGCTCTCAGGGTCCCTTGGGCCTCCTTCATCACCTTCTCTGGTGACAAACCTGCCTCCCCATTGGACTGGGAGGACAGGCACAGGGGATGTCTCAGGGACAGCTGTGTGTTCAGCATCTCCCTGCGGAGCTGGTGAGATTAGGGGtttggaaaatatttgttgagcaaatgATCACTGCCTAAGCTGTACCCTTTTCCTGTCCTGTGCCAATTCCTACAGCTCCTCCAGTTATCAGATTAGTTTTCATCTCTTTTGGGAGACTTTCCTTGGTACCCCAGGTTGGGTCACCCGTCCTGGCCCTGACCCCTCCACTTGTGCTCCCCCCTCGCCACCATCTCAGACTTGACCCTTTTGGGCTGACACTGGAGACAGGCCCGTCTCCACCCTGGACCGGGGGTTCCAAGAGGTCCACCATGTTCCCAGCATCAGAACAGGGCTGGGCTTAGAGCAGGCACGCAGAGAGTGAATCATGAAGGTCAAATGGGTGGACAGGGCCTGGAATGTCCTGTAGATGCCATCGGGgatcagaggggcttccctgagcAGAGCGAGGCAGGTGGAGGGCTGGATTTGGGGATGTTAGGTAGGAGGTGGGAAGGAAGCCATTGCAGAGACTGGAAGAGAGGACTCTGGGGTTGAGGTGGGGCGCAGCTGGAGGCCGGGCGCCCTGTGGGGCAGGGAGCGGCCTAGAAGGGCAGTGGGCAGGGTGCAGGCAGACCTGGGTCAGGGAACGCCAGTCCATGTTGGCACTGCCAAGGTAGAAGTGGGTCTGGTCTACCACCCAGAACTTGGTGTGCAGGACGCCATGGGTCAGCTTCTGCATGTCCACCATGCGGACCTGGGCACCTGGAGGGACAGGGGTGGTGGTCAGGGGCTGGCTTGGGCAGCCGCAGGCCCGGCCCACTCCCAGCTGCCCCCTAGCTCACCGCTTTGCAGCAGGGCCTGCAGatctgcctggggctggggcccacTTGGCTTGCTCACGGCAATGCGGACCTTCACACCTCGGGGTGCCAGGGTCTGTAGCTGCCGGAGGACCTCCTCGCCCTGCGGGGAGGGGAGAGACTCTGAGGGGCTGGATCAGCCAACTCTCCAACCCCATGCAGCACCCCCCATGGAGTTGTTTTGAGATTAGGCTTCTAGATCTGATCAGGCTTTACATTAGCCGGGACACTCAGGGAAGGCTTTACACAGGTTAAGATGTTAAAAcctttatctgtttgtttttgtgtgtgtggtaatcagggcctctcactgttgtggcctctcccattgtggagcacaggctccagacgcgcaggctcagcagccacggctcacgggcccagccactccacggcatgtgagatcttcccgggctggggcacgaacccgtgtcccctgcatcggcaggtggactctcaaccgctgcgccaccagggaagcccctatctgttttattttattgatttttttagccacactgtgcggcatgtgggatcctagttccccgaccagggattgaacccgtgccccctgcagcggaagtgcagagtcttaaccattggaccacctgggaagtccctttaTCTGTTTTAATAATTGGCGCTCTGAGCCCTGCTAGGGCCTCCCTGCCACTCCTGCCCTTCACGCGACCTTCCCAAGATCCTGACTTGGAAGTATCAATGCCTGTCACAGAAGGGACCTCTGGGCACCTTGCAGGATGTTGGGGGCACAGTGCAGGCTTGGGGTCTGGGAAGGTTTGGGTGAAGCTTGATGATGCCAATAACATGAATAGCAACAGCCATTGATTCCCTGGTTTCTACTGTGAGCCAGGCCCCTTCTAAGTCCCTTTACATGTGAACTCACTGACTTCTCACCACTCTCACTGATGAGGCAAATCTGAGTATATCCCAaggtgcagatggggaaactgagcatTGGAGAAATCAATGGGgaagcaggatttgaactcagatggTCTGCCTCCTATGTCTGTGCTTTGTGCTTTGAACCATTCCAGTAGGAACCAGCAGGGCGTGGGagctcatgactttttttttcttttttggcttgtgggatcttagttctccaaccagggattgaacccgcgcccttggcagtgaaagcgcagagtcctaaccactggaccgccagggaatttccagcTCATATCATTTTTAACTGTCGTATATTTTTTCAGGCAGTGCTTAATAAACCTcacaattttaatacattttaagccTACCTCTGACAAAGAGTGGCagcaaggaaagggaaaaaaagggacaaaTTCACCATGTCTTTCAATGAAGGGCTTATCCACCTAGGCTGTTCCTTTTCAAATCTTgaagttttatgttttttaagtttGTCTGCAGACCCTAACGAGGCTATCAGAGCAAATGCTTATAAAGGGCTGACTCTGTCGGGCATTGTGCTATAATTGGCAGGGATTGGCCCGTTTCATCCTCACAAGAGGGGAGTGCTAGATATtgccccattctacagatgaggaaactgaagaccGAGAGGTgaggtgacctgcccaaggtcacacggctggGAAGTGGCAGCCTGGCTTGAGGCTGGTCTGGTACTCACTccatgtttccatttctttgtgtgaCAGGGTCGGGGCAGCTTGTGGGTGAGTGATATCTGCCAGCCTAATCCCTCATAACCAAACCCATACCCTGACATTCAGAGGCCTCCAGATGAATGTGACAAAACGCCCCCAGTCCAgagggccatgtgaagacagtTGCTTCCAAACACCTGTGTCCAACCCGCTGTGTGAGACATGTCCACCTGTCTCCCGGGCTATAGGGAAACCCCTTTCATCCACCTCCCCAGTGCCTCCCCCCACCCGTTGCCAGCCAGGGCCCAGGTTGCCAGGTACCTGCTGAGCAGAGGGCTCCTGAGTGTGGGTGTCATTGTTGGTGAGGGTCCAGTAGAAGGAGGCAATGTCCAGGCTGCTGTGGGCACCGGCGAGCAGGCCCAGCCAGGCCTGGCTGGTGGAGGGGTTGCCCGTGGAGGCATTGGGGAAGTCCAGGCCCTCGGGAATGCTCTCCACCAGCACtgctctggggggtggggggaggcagaaTCAGCCATAGGGGGCTGAAACGTGAGTGCTCCCTTGTCTGCCCACGGAGGATGGAAGACTATGTGTATTTGTGTCGGTACTCATGATTCTCTGTGTGTCTGCATTTGCCTGTCTAGAGGTGTGGAAGGAAGGTTGTgcatgtggatgtgtgtgtgtgtgtgtctgtccccAGATGTGGATGGAAGACGCCATGTGTGTCCATTCACAGACAGATAGAAGATGATGCTGTGGCTGCCATGGCAACAGtgtgggggaagggggtgggcatGGAGGGAAGAACCGTGACGGTCCACTTGGGAGCCGGTGATCACCTTATTCTGTCTCCACCACTGGGTGCAGGCCCTGCTTAGTGCGTGTTGAAGTGTCCCTGGCCTGGCagcgcccctcccccctccacttACTCGCAAGGGTCATAGCAGGGGGCTGGGCGCTGGTTGGGCCCAAAGAGATGCAAATCGCCGTATTCCCATAGAAACAGCTGAGTCATCAGGGCACCGAAGCCCACAACCGCCAGGATGAGGACCAGCAGGACCCAACGGGCTttctgtggggaggaggaggcgATCAGCCAGCCCAAGGAGGGCAGCCCAGGCCATGGCTGAGACAGAGTGAGGGTGGCGGTGGGCTCCTACCTTTTCTGCAGCTTTCCATGCCTCGATCTCGTTCATGGGTAGTTCGTTGGAGGGCTCCTCAGCAGGCACCTTCAGCTGGAGGACAGGGatgatggtgtgtgtgtggggggtgacAGGGCAGCTCAGTGGGGCCCCTACTCTCTGCTGggtccagcccctccccactgggTCCCCCATCCACCTACCTCCTGGTACATCAGTTTAGGCTTCATCTTGCTGGGCAGCCAGGGGTTATACAGATTCCAGCGGCAAAGTGGGTGTGTCAGGGTCTCCAAACTGCAGGGAACAAAAGCTGGCACTGTGTGGGGGTGTTCTAGGCTTTTGGGGACAtcacagaaagcagatcagcttCGGGCTCACGGGACTCACTGGGTCGCCTTGTCTGTGATCACGGGGGCCACTGGCACTGCGCCTGCCACCCCTAAATGAGGAAGCTGACTGCTGGTCAGTTGGGATTTCGAAATCCCTCAAGGTCCAACTCCTTTGCTTCCCTCCTATCCCTCTGCggtgccctccctgcccccctttAGTGCCCACCATGCCCCCGCCCCAAGCCCCACACTGCCCCTCATCAGCACCCACACTGCTCCCCATTAGCGCTTTCCCTTCTCTGAGCTCTAACCTATACATTCCCAAAATGACAGCTCCGGATTGGGTCAGCGGAGCCCTAAAtctttgtgcctggcttctcccAGCCCTGGGATTACCCAGAAGTCATTTTCCAGGTGGCTCCTTTGCCCTCACCCTCAGGTAACCACTAGATAGCTCAGGCCAGGAGCCCAGGACCATCGCGGCCTCCCCGCCAGACCCCAGCCCATCCCCGAaaccatcctcccctcccctgccccagaggGGCCTCGGTCTTACTCGGCAGGCGGCTGCTGCTACCTCCACGGGGCCCCAGCTTCTGCCCCAACAGGCTgagcaggggctggaggaaggagggggcggggcccgAGGGGCTCCGCCCACTGCAGCGGGGAGTCTGCGCAGTGAGAGCGCCGGTCCGGGCTCACCGCAGGAAGAAGGGGAGCCCGGCCGCCCAGTACAGCCAACCTGACGGGGGTGGAGGGAGAGTACATGGCTGAGCGATCGGTTTTGCTACGGTCCACCCTAGAGCCCCCATGTGGGGTAGGGAGGCCAcaggtaaagagaaaaaagaccccCACATCTTTTCTCGTCTGCAAACCTTGTGAATTTTTGTACCATGGGCATGTATTACCtggtcaaaaataaatacataaataagattaatgactttaaaaattataaaatgaaatggaatgaTCAAGGCTGAATAACACGATTTAGGGACGTAGCGATGAAATCAGCTTAGAAGACACAGCCCACGCTAAGGGAGGGGAAGAgcggtggggggggaggggatggtggGTTTTCCCTTGGACTGTGGACTGCAGTCAGtgtttcgttaaaaaaaaaaaaaaaaaagtcaactgatattttgataaggatttaaaaatttttgtctcTTAAATCCAGGCTCTGGCTGGAGGGGtaagcagggtttcccacataCCATCTCATATCTCCGAAGCAGGATTTGAGGccacagatggagaaataaattggaggtccccctccccgcccacctTTCTCAATGAAAGAGGGGCAGGACCCCCTTCCCCACATCCAGGCAGGAAGTCAACAAATGCAGAGAAGGATTATTACTGAGGGGAGCAACAGCGTTGGAAGTGGTTGCCTTGACAGCGGGATTTGGGGGTGGGTCAGGATTGCTTTTTATCGTCCgcctattttcttctttaaaattgtgaaacatGCACgacttacagaaaagaaaacatctctgtgcaggttaaaaaataattataaagcctACACAGGTGTTGCCGCGTCCCAGGTTTTGTcacgtttttaaaaattcatgcgCACGcattaatgtgtttttaaaaaaaagaagaaaaaaggaaggaaattccaaAAGGGAGCCAGGTTCTCTCCTTACCGCAATATCCTGCCTAGATCTGAAAGGATAATTTGGAAACCCCTTTCCCCCCAACGTCGGATCCCAGATTGGCAAGGGTGGAAGAGCACAGCTAGATCCCCTCCTATCATTGCAGGAAGCGAGCCAAACCGGCATGGGTCAAATGGATCCAGCAAGAAATGGCAACAGATCAAGGTTATTTGGAACTCCAGAGGTCACCAAGAGAAGCAGAGGATAACAGTCTTGGATGTGGCTGACCTCAGggttggagggtggggggagggggaggcatggGGCAGGAAACAagtttgccttttatttatttatttgtgaagGGCCTTGGtgagaaatgttttatttaagaatATGGGGTTGGAACTGCAGGTGATGTGAAATTAGGGAAGCtaagataaacaaaaacaaaactgggcAGAGGTAGGGTGCGGAGCTGTGAGGGACGTCACTCTGCAAGGTGAGCCGGGGAACTGGGATGGCTGGTAATAAatcaaaaataggaagaaaatagaCGCATTTCACTCAGTTTGTTAGCGAGCTTTTGGCTTTCAAATTGTGCCATGATGATAGGTCTGTAATGATGGGTTTAATTTTGACttgttatatttttatcaaaGCAATACACCTAAGGTatcaatatttcaaaagaaaactagTCCTGAAGAGGTGGTGTAGACTGGGTTAGATTGGCGAGGCAGTTAACACTGTGGCTTCCAGAGCCAGGTGCCTGATTTTAATATGAGCCTCAGCGTGTACGTGACTGACTTCAGAGAAGTGACAGTGCATCTGTGCcctagtttccccatctgcaaaatgggcacagCAAGAATAGCACCTACTTTTTACGAGGCTGTTCATTAATTTTGCACACATTTATGGAGTACCTGTGCACCAGGTATTGTTTTAAGCACTGGGGATATCactgtgaacaaaacagacatgagGAAAGACGGACAAAAAAAcagtattaaattaaattatatgttaGAAGGTAATAAGTGCTATGGAGTCTCAGGGAAGAGGGACAGGGGTGGGGCCGGGGTTGGGATTgcttacaattttaaataaagaggTCAAGGAAGGCCTCGCAGAGAAGGGAGTacctgagggaaaaaaacttcAAGCAGAGGAGGAATGGAGCTACTGGACATCTTGGGGAAGAGTGttctaagcagagggaacagcgagTGCAAAGGCCGTGAGGCAGGAGTGTGCCTGGTGTGGATAGGGAAGAGCGAGGAGACCAGTGTGTCTGTAGT
This genomic window from Mesoplodon densirostris isolate mMesDen1 chromosome 19, mMesDen1 primary haplotype, whole genome shotgun sequence contains:
- the PLD3 gene encoding 5'-3' exonuclease PLD3: MKPKLMYQELKVPAEEPSNELPMNEIEAWKAAEKKARWVLLVLILAVVGFGALMTQLFLWEYGDLHLFGPNQRPAPCYDPCEAVLVESIPEGLDFPNASTGNPSTSQAWLGLLAGAHSSLDIASFYWTLTNNDTHTQEPSAQQGEEVLRQLQTLAPRGVKVRIAVSKPSGPQPQADLQALLQSGAQVRMVDMQKLTHGVLHTKFWVVDQTHFYLGSANMDWRSLTQVKELGVVMYNCSCLARDLTKIFEAYWYLGQAGISIPSTWPRPYDTRYNQETPMEICLNGTPALAYLASAPPPLCPSGRTPDLKALLNVVDNARSFIYIAIMNYLPTMEFSHPHRFWPAIDDGLRRAAYERGVKVRLLVSCWGHSEPSMRAFLLSLAALRDNHTHFDIQVKLFVVPADEAQARIPYTRVNHNKYMVTERATYIGTSNWSGSYFTETAGTSLLVTQNGRGGLRSQLEAVFLRDWDSPYSHDLDTSADSVGNACRLL